Genomic DNA from Coffea arabica cultivar ET-39 chromosome 7e, Coffea Arabica ET-39 HiFi, whole genome shotgun sequence:
TGTGCCACCAGCTGGAGGACTTTGGAGAGGTAGCGATGCATCACCTCTTCCCTGGCCTTGTATTCGCCTAATATTTGGCACACGACGAGTTGGGAGTCGTTATAAACTAAGATATGTGTAGCTCCGAGCTTACGAGCTAATTGCAGGCCGGCGATGACTGCTTCGTATTCGGCTTCATTATTGGAAGCAGCGAAATCGAACCTCAGTGCATATGAACAGATTTCTCCTTGGGGGTCTTCGAGGAGCAAGCCTGTTCCACTACCCTCACTATTGGACGAGCCGTCCACATGCAAAATCCACCGCGGCGATTCGGCGGGAACCGGAGTTGGGTCTTGAGTGGTCTTATTCAGCTCATCGAATGTGAGTTCGGCTAAGAAGTCCGCAAGAGCTTGAGCTTTTATTGCCGTGCGAGGCTCGTAGGACAAGTCGTATTCCCCCAACTCAATGGCCCACTTAGTAAGGCGTCCGGAAGCTTCCGGTCGTGATAGAACTTGCCGAAGTGGTTGGTCAGTTCTTAAGCAGATGTGGTGGGCTAAAAAGTAAGGCTTAAGCCTACGGGCTGCATGGATTAAGGCCAGCACGAGCTTCTCCGCCTGAGTGTATCTGGTCTCCGGACCTCGGAGGACTCGGCTGACATAATAAACAGGCATTTGTACACCTTCTTCCCTTATCAACACGGCACTTACAGCTTCGGCTGCAGCAGATAAGTACAGGAATAACTTGTCCCCTGGACGAGGTGAGGTGAGTGTGGGGAGGTGATGAAGGTATTCCTTCAGTTGTTCGAAGGCCTGTTGGCATCCCTCGGTCCAAGAGAAGCCGTCCGCCTTTTTTAGGACCTTGAAAAATGGCAGCGCCTTGGAAGCTGATTGCGATAAGAACCAATTCAGGGCGGCTAACCGCCCCGTTAGCCTCTGGACATCACGGATGCACCGAGGTGGAGACATTTCTTGAATCGCTTTCACCTTGTCTGGGTTTGCTTCGATACCCCGCCTCGAGACGAGGTAGCCCAGGAACTTTCTCGAAGTGACCCCGAAAACGCATTTCTTGGGGTTCAGCATCATCCGCGTGTTCCGGAGGACCTCAAAAACTTCTCTCAGGTCAGAGAGGAAGGAAGAGGTCGTCTGGCTTTTGAGGagaatgtcatccacgtaggCTTCGACATTTCGTCCGATCAGGGATTTGAAGGCCTGGTTGACCAAGCGTTGATACGTGGCCCCGGCATTCtttagtccaaagggcatggTGGTGTAGCAATAGGTGCCTCGGTCAGTGTAAAAGGCTGTTTTCTCCTGGTACTCTGGACTCATTCCGATCTGGTGATACCCTTTGAAGGCATCAAAGAAACAGAGGACTTCATAACCCATTGCCGAGTCCACTAAAGTGTCGACCTTGGGCAATGGGTAACAGTCTTTGGGGCAGGCCTTATTGAGATCGGTGAAGTCGACGCACATCCTCCAAGCTCCTGTGTCCTTCTTGACCATGACCGGGTTGGACAACCAGGTCGGATATTGGACTTTCCGGATTATTTTTGCAGGCAGGAGCTTGTCCACTTCTTCGCCGACAGCTCGGCTATGCTCAGGGCCGAGGTACCTCCTTTTTTGTTTGACCGGGCGTGCCTGCGTGTCAACATTAAGCTCGTGTAGCATGAGGTGGTGCGGGACTCCTTGGACCTCATCTGCGGCCCAAGCAAAGACGTCCCGGTATTCTCTGAGAAGATTCACCATTCCTCTCTTGATTAAGTCAGGCAAACAGATGCCGACGCGAATCGTCTGATTCGGATTCATGAGGTCCAGGGGAATCTCCTCCACCTCATCTCCGGTTTCCAGCCTCTGGGGCTTCACCGTGTGTTGAGAATCGATGCAATCAATCGAGAGAATGTCCGACCTCTTTTCGGACCTTGCGCTGGAGGTGGATGGGGAGGCTGCTTGTAGAGTGGCGAAATAACACTCCCGGGCTGCACAAACGTCGCTGCTGACCTCGGCAACCCCCGCGGGAGTAGGGAACTTAAAGCTCAGGTGGTAGGTGAAATATACCGCCCGCAGAGCATTAAGCGTGGGCCGACCTAGGAGAAGGTTGTACGGGGAGTCGGCCTTTACCACGACGAAGTTGACAGGAAGAGTCCGGCAACGGGGGTGGCATCCCACGGTTACCGTCAGGGTCACCATCCCTTCGGGATGCACAACATGTCCTCCGAAGCCCACGAGAGGAGTCCTTATCGGGGTCATGCAATTCCGGGCCAATTTGAGCCTCTCAAACGTACGGAGGTATATGACGTCCACCGAGCTCCCCGGGTCAATATAGACCTTTTTGACGATATAATTGTTGGTGAGCACCTCAATCACCAAGGCTTCATGACTGCTCGAAGCAGTTGGGACGGGGTCACTAGGCCCGTAAGTGATCACCTCGGAGAGACGAGAACTCAACTCAGCCTGATCCGGGTTAGCCTGCATGTAGGTCCTCTTCCGGGAGTTCTGGCTGTCTCCTCCCGTCGGACCTCCAACAATTGTATTGATGACCCCAGCTATATTGGGTCCATACCCTAATCCATGGCCCGAAGATCCGTCTCGGGGAGGCCTTTTTGTCTCCCTAGGATCCTCTGGAGGCCTGCAACTGCTTCTGGATGTCCGCCTCTCGTCTCGGCGTTGATCACCCCGGTTATCTCGTCGGGGTTCATTACGTTGATGACCTCCACCCCGGCGGATGAATTGCTCCAGGTGTCCCTGTCTGATGAGATTCTCGATCTCCTTTTTGAGATCGTTGCAGTCCTCGGTTTCGTACCCGATGTCCCGGTGGTACAGACAGTAGAGGTTTGAGTTCCTCTTGTCTCTGCTGCTGAACATCTTGGGAGGAGCTTTCCCGAGATTGTTTTGTTCCATTACGGATAACACCCGAGATCGGGTGGTGTTAAGGGGAGTCAATTCGGACTCAGGGATGGGTGACTTCCCCTTGGAGATCCTGTCGAACACACTGCGTAGATCTCGGCCGGGACTTTGGAAGCCGCTTCCTGTCCCCGTTTCACTTCGGTCGGGCTCCTTCCCTCTTCGGGGGTCAGCCCTCGGGCGAGCAGTTTGGACTTCTTTCTTCATATGGTTGAGGTCCTCGGCCTGTATGCCCTTCTCGACCTTCAACCATAGTTCGTGGAGTGTGCGGGGATACTTCTTGTGGATCCCCGTGTTGAACACTCTGGACACAAGCCCATGGGTGAATGCAGCAATGGTGACTTGCTCATTGGGGTCAGGTATTTGTACGTTTTCCTCATGGAACCTCTGGACGTACGACCGAAGTGACTCCCCCGGGTTCTGCTGCATATTCAGCAAGTAAGCCGAGATCCTGGTCGTAGGTCGGGAGGATATAAACCAATGGAGGAATCTCTCCACCAGTTCCCCCAGGGTTGAGATGCTCCTAGGTTCTAATCCCCAGAACCATTTTCGAGCAGTGCCCTGGAAGAATACTGGAAAAGCTCGGCATATGACTGAGTCAGGGATGCAGTATAAACGGAAAGCCGAGATGAAGGCATGGATGTGATCCTCGAGATCACCTCGGCCATCATAAGATGGTATAGAAGGGAGATTGAAATTGGGAGGAAGCCTTTTCTCGTTGATATCGTCGGTAAAAGGTGGGGCCCTCATGTAGTTCACCCCGGGTATTCCCAGGAGCCGAGGTTCTTCCTCAAGTCGTCGCCCCAAGAGCCCCCGGGAAAATGCCATGGTCAGGGAGGCTACCTTAGAGGTGGCCTTAGAGAATGCCCGCTTCGAAGCACTCCGGCTTAGGCGCCTCCCATCAGATTCCTCGTCAGATGAACCTTCAGGGGATCCATCTGACTTCCTTTTGGAGGACTCAGCTTTCTGCTTGCCCTACTTTTTTAGGTACCTCCCCAATTCCTCGAAGATGTTGGGGTTCTCGGTTACAAACTCGGTCATACGTGTTATGGCTTCTTCGTTTGCGGGCTAAGTCCTTGGGGACTCCTGCCCTTCTGAAATATCTTCCTGTTGAGCTGCATTGCCTTGCTCAGCACCAATAGTGAGAGCTTTCCTGCTCTTAGAACGCGTAGGCTTCATATTCTGATATCTTcacgttcccacagacggcgccaattgaagaggtgatttcGTACCGCTGGACTAAACCTCCTGGTTACCCTGGGTGGTCCACTGGGACGAGGTCACCTGCTTAGATCACAAGAGGGGCTGAATCCCCCGGTAGAACTCCGAAGCTCAAGTCAGTGCGGGAGTGAGAGAGTAGCTAAATAGAAAAGAGTATCAATGTGGTTTTACCAGAAGATTGGTCATCCCCCCTTCTTAGTAGATACACTGGGTATTTATAGGAGATGCGTTGGGAAGAGGGACTGGCATCACGGGTCCCTAAAGATCTGAGATAGTCAGTGCATTTGGTGGATTTGACTGCTCTTTACGAAAAGGCTCGATGGGACACTTGCCAGTTTCAGACGGCGTGTGTCAGAGTAGCTGTCCATCAAATGTCAGGCGTATCAGGTGTCATTTCCTATCTTGCGTAAGCGTCCATTAATCAGGCGTCACCTCGGCTAATGACCTGAGGGTTTAAGCCGAGGTGGTACACAGGTTACGATGTCCTTGATAAGCAAGGTACCGAATAGGCACCTCGGGAGGTATCAGGGTAAGAGGCCTTGGATCGTCTGGGCCGAAATGACcattctcattttcttttcttttttttttgggtttggtaAATCTGATGGATCGATTTGTCCAGAAAGAAGTCAAATTTGGAGTGGAACAATTTATCCGTGGTAGCTCCATATCCTTGAAAAACTTTCAGAAATAATCAGTTGGCAAAATGTGTGTATGTAACAAAAGGTCGAGTGGCTATGAGAACAACCTCATCAAGGCCCAGGTCGAGTGTTCGAGTCTGCCTCTCTATCGCTTCGAGTCTCTTGGGGGCGAGAGCTCGGGGTGCAGACTGCAGTGGGATTTGTCGGGGTACAACAATTCCCTGGGTATTCTGCCTCTCTATCGCTTCGAGTCTCTTGGGGGTGAGAGCTCGGGGTGCAGACTGCAGTGGGATTTGTCGGGGTACAACAATTCCCCGGATACCCATTgtattgaccaaaaaaaaaaaaacaaaaacaaaaggtgGCGGAACTTTGCAACCACCCAAACCAAAACAATGGAAGCAAATAAAAGTACTAATCATGGAGCAATTTATGGCTTCGCCATACGCTACGGGGTTTTGgtatttttgaagaaatttaattGGCGTTTGTTAGCAAAAGAACTCAAGTTTAATGCTTactgaaataattaaaaaacatcatttgaaaaattttgctatccaaacaaacctataGGATTTAAGGGTCGCGGTTGGAGAAATTAAGGTAGGAGAATTGGATGAATTTTGTGGAAATTTTTTGACATTTGCTCAAGGTTAGAGGAGATGGTGAAGTTTTGACATCTTAGCCCAATggaaagagctacaacttttctgcttgaaaaaaaaaaaaaaaaaaaacctcttctAGATAGATAACCCTAAAATTTCACTTTTGGAATCCAtcattcgaaaaaaaaaaaaaggttgacaCTCTTACAAGAgtctttgtttttattttctattattaGGTGAAATATAAATGCCTAttccttttttgaaaaaaaatatgaatgcCTATTCATTCTTTGATTGATTGACTCGATGATTAAAATATCGTGTACTTTAAAaactagcaaaaaaaaaaaatcatgccaAGAATCGTATATTCAAATATTGGATCATTTCAATAATGAGTACAAAACACACATTTAGCCGTATATATAGTGGTAATAAAAAGGCATGGATGCAGGCATGCAGTCCAACAACCGAAAACATGCCGCACACATCTCGTTAGAGAGCACGCTCAGCAATTTCCAAACCATCAAGGTGGACAATATATTCGACGTCGACTGTCAAAAATCAGCATGAACGAGAAGAAATCGTCTTGGTACAGTTAATGGGTGCGTAGAGCGTTGTTACACCACCAATTTCACCAATGTCTACGTTATGGAAGCTTGTGAAGTCGTCAGGAAGGAGCCATGAAAAAACTAAGCTTGACCCCGACTTGGGGACCCGTTATTGCCCTTGCGACTACCACGAGCAAAAACAGGAAGCAAAGAGGAAAAAGCTGGCCGCACTCGGAGTGAAGGATTCTGTGAATTATTACGATCCGGACGGATACCACAATCGTCCTCCCCATCATCACACGGAAAACCCAGACGACTTCAACTTTCATGACGACTCCTCCCAATCCTATGATCATGGGTATCACTCTTATCAAGATACCTATTCATCGTCGTCGCGGCCTGAGCTGGAGCAGGAGCCGGAGCCACCACACACTTCTTCGTATATAAGTGGTACAGAGTGCTATGGTGTGGACGAGTCCAGGAATGTAGTGGATGAACCGGATTGTAGTACTACTGGTATTGAATCAGAATATTATTATCCTGCACATGAGAATGGGTTTCCTGTGGATGAACCGGACGCTGGTGACTGGCGTTCTGGTGATTATAGATTCGACCGTTGTCAGTGGGAGGCCAATTCCGCCCAACAGTTTTATGATTTTGTACGTGGGAGTGGGAGATATTGGTGAAATTATTTGGGAGAGTTTGATCTGCCTTGCTTGATCTTGGAGGAGAAGCCATACTAGTCTGCCGGTCTATGTTCTTGTTTCGGCAGTTTTCTTTTTGGCCAACGTTATTTAGTTTAGTACTTGTCGGGTATCACTTGGGATACTTGGTGACATATTTTCTATGCCAATCCAATGTCACCTCTAATATTATGCCAAGTGTCCTAttattatttatactttaattttctaataattcaaattGATTTGGTTTGACACAAGTTTTCTCTACCTTCTAAACCTTTGAACCAAAATTAATCGACCGGATCAATGATGCTCATCTTATTACTTGAGCAAGCAGTGAAGTGAGCTGCCATGGCCGCCCGCTCCATCTTCCTCACTATAGTTCGGTAACAACTGACAATTTACATCTCCATCTATATTTCTGTATTTCAGTTTCCTTTGATCCTTTTCCATCCCTTTTGCTGAAAAAAATTAACCCATAAAGAATTTCTTGGGTTATAGCGTTGAGATTTACGAAGGTCGGAGATGGTAATGCTGTTGCCTTCACTAACCCATCTGTGGAGGACAGAGCTGTGACGTGGCAGATCAAGTGTCCGAAACACAGATGAAATAGTTGGGAGAAATTACCACGGATGAAGAAGAGAAGTAGTAATAATAGGATATGCCACCGAAAACCGCTGCAATAGCTCCAAAGGGGATACGGAAATTTAGGAAAGTAGACTTGGATTGGGCTAGAAAAGCTCCATTGAATGCGATCATCGGTGCAGCCTTCGTTACCAATTTCTTCAATAACGCTGCCATTTGTCAGTTGTTACCGAGCCATAGTGAGGAAGATGGAGCGGGCGGCCATGGCAGCGCACTTCACTGCTTGCTCAAGTAATAAGATGAGTATCATTGGTCCAGTCGGTTAATTTTGGTTCAAAGGTTTAGAAGGTAGAGAAAACTTGTGTCAAACCAAATCaatttgaattattagaaaattaaagtgcaaataataatagaacaTTTGGCATAATATTAGAGGTGGCATTGGATTGGCATAAAAAAATATATCACGGAGGATCCTAAGTGCTGGTATTTGGCATCATGCATGCAACAGGACTTTTATTAGTAGAAATTTCGGATTCACATCATCCTTCTAGCATCGAAATCTGGgggttctttttttctttttctttttcttttttcctccagGGAAAATCTGCCCATTTTGGCGATATGCCCTGCAGAAGAAGGGTCCATGActacagaaaaaagaaaaactacagGAGAAAAGTTGACCCTacagagtattatttgaaataattagtATAATAATTTTTGTgacgtgagataaaaaagtaattgagaatataaaaaaatgagttgagaaatgtgtttatgatgcaagcgaaatattatttgagatatttatacCATCCAGACACTCCCCCTGTTtccatttttcaccaattttaGAAAGGATAATAGCCGTATCTTTCTTCGACTTCGAGAAGAATTCACATTGCattttttagtttcaatgattgcGCGAGGTACCTAAACTTGAGGATTTCAGGCATGTGTAGTTTCCTTCTTCGCTTCCCATTGGACCTTAACAAAATGAATAAATAGATGTTATATGTGGATTATCGACCAAATCACCAGTAACAGTTATAGAATTGAggcaaattttatatttttggacAAAATTTTTCACATTCAATGGTGAAAGCTGCAGTTCTTTTACAGCCAAGGCAAAGATAATCGCATCAGATTTCTTCTTCTATTTTATTAAGTTATGGTTCAGAAGCAGACTTGTATGACCAACCCTGAACTAAATCTCCCATTTCGTGAACTTGGCTACAAACAATCCACTCGTACAAGATGTATTAGGATCAAAGCGCAAGGTTTTAGGTATCTGCCCGCTCTTACAAGGCCACGTTCTTGCAGAATCTATCTCCAGCAAGCCTGTAAAACCAATGGCATAATTAGATGTCACAATGGTTATTAAAATGAGACCCAAGTGATTCACAGTAACTAAACCAGCTTCTGGATACTTGGCTTCTAGTCTAGAATTCGGATGATGCCATAACTCCAGATTCACTCCTCagtttgacaagaaaaatcaaaagtctGGCACCCATTTTAAAACTCTACAACTAGCAACTCCAACAATCGAGATTATCCCATCAATGTCTTGTCATTTTTACAATCTCTGTAATGGATTAACTTAATTTGATTATCTTTATCACATACAGAAGTTAAAGAATCTAATCTGGTCGTTCAGTAATATAACAACACATTAACCAACTACTAGAAGATATACTAAAGCTATAACCAGAAGGATAAGTGCTTAAAAGTTTCATTGACCATAATACTAACACTTTCTCAAGCCAGAATAATATGTTAAGCAAGAGCATCAGAAACTGCACTAGAAGGCTTACCAGCAGATTTGTTTTGAGAAAGGAAATTCTCGACCACGCCTTCATTCTGGGAAACAGTTAAACTGTTCCATCATAAAACGAAAAGGTATACTAATTAGTTGTAGATCTTTACCCAGACATAAGATACAAGGCATTGTAATTTTCTGAGAAATACGGGAATATGCACCTGCAAGTGCTGTACACAAGAGATCCACCTACTTTGAGCAATCTGAAACCGTTGGATAGAAGTTGAAGCTGAAACATATAGACAAGAGTAACGTGATGGCCATATGGAATTATAAGATCCTTAGGATATTCACCATGGAACATAATTTTTTTctccatacaatatatataaaacAGCTATTCAGTGGGATAATAGACAGACAAGAGCATCTGACATCTCAACTATAACCaatttattaagaaataaagaaGTGACAATGTTTGTAGGATACTCCTAAGTTGTAGATCTCGCCAAAACTAAAATAATACTCAAACTTGGTGAGTCTTAATTCTACAAACTGTCAAGAAGGGACATCCATGTATTTTCCATGCAGAAGCTGCTGTCATACATGCAAATTTAACACATATATGAACAGGCAAGATAAATCTATTAAGACacgttggaaaagaaaaaaaagttagcAAACCTGAAGGGCAGTCAATTCATCAGTTCTCTCGGCATCTAAAACACGGCGCTGAAGAGTTTCCCACCCCCATTGTTCAAATTTCTGGATATGTCGAATTGAACCATCATGTGTGCATTCAGCATCCACCAGGACCTGATTTTGAATTCAATCCAGTCAATCCCTAAACTAGgagctgaaaaatgaaagatGAAGGCAAAAATCTATTCAACCTATGAAGAACTAACGATTACTTATACAGAGCATGTTCCAATTTTCACAATATCGTATATTACCACCACCAATTGAATAAAC
This window encodes:
- the LOC140011223 gene encoding uncharacterized protein: MGIRGIVVPRQIPLQSAPRALTPKRLEAIERQNTQGIVVPRQIPLQSAPRALAPKRLEAIERQTRTLDLGLDEGKQKAESSKRKSDGSPEGSSDEESDGRRLSRSASKRAFSKATSKVASLTMAFSRGLLGRRLEEEPRLLGIPGVNYMRAPPFTDDINEKRLPPNFNLPSIPSYDGRGDLEDHIHAFISAFRLYCIPDSVICRAFPVFFQGTARKWFWGLEPRSISTLGELVERFLHWFISSRPTTRISAYLLNMQQNPGESLRSYVQRFHEENVQIPDPNEQVTIAAFTHGLVSRVFNTGIHKKYPRTLHELWLKVEKGIQAEDLNHMKKEVQTARPRADPRRGKEPDRSETGTGSGFQSPGRDLRSVFDRISKGKSPIPESELTPLNTTRSRVLSVMEQNNLGKAPPKMFSSRDKRNSNLYCLYHRDIGYETEDCNDLKKEIENLIRQGHLEQFIRRGGGHQRNEPRRDNRGDQRRDERRTSRSSCRPPEDPRETKRPPRDGSSGHGLGYGPNIAGVINTIVGGPTGGDSQNSRKRTYMQANPDQAELSSRLSEVITYGPSDPVPTASSSHEALVIEVLTNNYIVKKVYIDPGSSVDVIYLRTFERLKLARNCMTPIRTPLVGFGGHVVHPEGMVTLTVTVGCHPRCRTLPVNFVVVKADSPYNLLLGRPTLNALRAVYFTYHLSFKFPTPAGVAEVSSDVCAARECYFATLQAASPSTSSARSEKRSDILSIDCIDSQHTVKPQRLETGDEVEEIPLDLMNPNQTIRVGICLPDLIKRGMVNLLREYRDVFAWAADEVQGVPHHLMLHELNVDTQARPVKQKRRYLGPEHSRAVGEEVDKLLPAKIIRKVQYPTWLSNPVMVKKDTGAWRMCVDFTDLNKACPKDCYPLPKVDTLVDSAMGYEVLCFFDAFKGYHQIGMSPEYQEKTAFYTDRGTYCYTTMPFGLKNAGATYQRLVNQAFKSLIGRNVEAYVDDILLKSQTTSSFLSDLREVFEVLRNTRMMLNPKKCVFGVTSRKFLGYLVSRRGIEANPDKVKAIQEMSPPRCIRDVQRLTGRLAALNWFLSQSASKALPFFKVLKKADGFSWTEGCQQAFEQLKEYLHHLPTLTSPRPGDKLFLYLSAAAEAVSAVLIREEGVQMPVYYVSRVLRGPETRYTQAEKLVLALIHAARRLKPYFLAHHICLRTDQPLRQVLSRPEASGRLTKWAIELGEYDLSYEPRTAIKAQALADFLAELTFDELNKTTQDPTPVPAESPRWILHVDGSSNSEGSGTGLLLEDPQGEICSYALRFDFAASNNEAEYEAVIAGLQLARKLGATHILVYNDSQLVVCQILGEYKAREEVMHRYLSKVLQLVAHFESFEIQRIPRSQNRRADALSRLASTSFSDLNKTVLVEVLAEPRYEGEVVYLIYPGDTWMGPLVRFLGHGELPEDRAESRKLQRKAARYTFRQGLLYKRLYLGPWLRCITPEEGEMILQDIHEGLCGAHVGYRMLVKKALLLGYFWPTMRVDAHVMWGTDIIGPFPRAPGNYAYVVVAVDYFTKWVEAKPLKSITGAAVQKFFWKNVICRFGLPRVVISDNGRQFADNPFRAWCENLRITQHFTSVEHPQANGQAENFNRTLFHGLKTRLHRVGSS